Proteins from one Comamonas flocculans genomic window:
- a CDS encoding EexN family lipoprotein produces MNKLMLLITAATLTACGPSQPSETVDALVANPERIKEIQRQCKEDRATVGDELCLRAAEAAKRRFFGDRPE; encoded by the coding sequence ATGAACAAATTGATGCTGCTGATAACGGCCGCTACGCTGACGGCCTGTGGTCCATCCCAACCTTCGGAAACCGTGGATGCGCTCGTTGCCAATCCCGAGCGCATCAAGGAAATTCAGCGCCAATGCAAAGAGGATCGCGCGACGGTCGGCGACGAACTCTGTCTGCGTGCAGCCGAAGCCGCCAAGCGGCGCTTCTTCGGTGATAGGCCGGAGTAG